The following proteins are co-located in the Spirosoma montaniterrae genome:
- a CDS encoding response regulator transcription factor, translating to MKILVVEDDPKLASFVRKGFEAEACEVVVAYDGQTGRAMFNKQPYDVIILDVNMPHINGFELCRQIRQHNTEIPILMLTALDSLDDKAEGFGAGADDYLSKPFEFRELWLRTQALTRRHHTAPQRSLQLADLVLNPESKIVTRAGKRIDLTTREYALLEYLLRNQGRIISRVDIAERVWDVNFDTNTNVIDVYIGYLRRKIDRDFTPKLVHTVVGMGYVLRE from the coding sequence ATGAAGATACTGGTTGTTGAAGATGATCCAAAGCTGGCATCGTTTGTCCGCAAAGGCTTTGAAGCTGAAGCCTGCGAGGTAGTGGTAGCTTACGATGGGCAGACGGGTCGGGCTATGTTCAACAAGCAACCTTACGATGTAATTATCCTCGACGTGAATATGCCACATATCAACGGGTTTGAGTTGTGTCGGCAAATCAGGCAGCATAATACGGAGATTCCTATCCTGATGCTGACCGCTCTGGATAGTTTAGACGACAAGGCCGAAGGCTTCGGTGCCGGAGCTGATGATTACCTGAGTAAGCCCTTTGAGTTCCGCGAGTTGTGGCTACGTACTCAGGCACTTACCCGTCGGCACCATACCGCTCCGCAGCGATCCCTCCAGTTGGCCGACCTGGTGCTGAATCCTGAATCTAAAATAGTTACGCGGGCGGGCAAACGCATTGACCTTACCACCCGCGAATACGCATTGCTGGAATACCTGCTGCGCAACCAGGGCCGGATTATTTCACGCGTCGATATTGCGGAGCGGGTATGGGACGTCAATTTTGATACGAATACTAATGTCATTGATGTGTACATTGGCTACCTGCGCCGTAAAATCGACCGGGATTTTACGCCTAAACTCGTGCATACGGTAGTGGGTATGGGATACGTACTTCGTGAATAA
- a CDS encoding App1 family protein, which produces MTDQSTFERLKNRLLGRLDAHKPYKIVYYRGFGSPTAVWLKGRVLRERDLSTPSDNDTFIENLLATYQRFESDEVPGVTVSVEAFGQTHTTVTDSEGYFEVTINPPNDLLAAYPGRVWFPVRYALNGIMQPVTGEPVVKDGHLMVSPPFSQFGVISDIDDTVLVTGATSLVQTAKLTFLGNAYTRLPFGGVAAFYRALQSGPITTLFNPIYYVSSSPWNLYDLLVDFFRIQGVPKGPLLLRDFGLNRELLSSGGHHTHKLAMIRKVLDVNPQLAFVLIGDSGQQDPEIYTQVVKENPGRIRAIYIRDVTAKDRRDEAVRELIRAADAQNVPMLLVPDTVAAAEHAAQLGLIDPDTLPEIRADRQADEE; this is translated from the coding sequence ATGACCGATCAATCTACCTTCGAGCGACTGAAAAACCGGCTGCTGGGCCGTCTCGATGCCCACAAGCCTTATAAAATTGTGTATTACCGGGGTTTTGGTTCACCAACGGCGGTGTGGCTCAAAGGCCGCGTGCTGCGTGAGCGCGACCTCAGTACGCCTTCCGACAACGACACGTTTATCGAGAATCTGCTGGCAACGTATCAGCGTTTTGAAAGCGATGAAGTGCCGGGCGTAACGGTGAGCGTCGAAGCATTTGGACAAACACACACCACCGTGACGGATAGCGAAGGCTATTTTGAGGTGACAATTAACCCGCCCAACGACCTGTTGGCAGCATATCCCGGTCGGGTATGGTTTCCGGTGCGGTATGCACTCAACGGCATCATGCAACCGGTCACGGGCGAACCTGTCGTGAAAGATGGGCATCTGATGGTGTCACCCCCGTTTAGTCAGTTTGGCGTTATCTCCGATATTGATGATACTGTTTTGGTAACGGGAGCCACGAGCTTGGTGCAAACGGCGAAACTTACGTTTTTGGGCAATGCCTACACCCGTCTGCCGTTTGGTGGTGTGGCTGCGTTTTACCGGGCGTTGCAGAGCGGGCCGATCACAACCCTCTTTAACCCAATTTATTACGTGTCGAGTAGTCCGTGGAATTTGTATGATCTGCTGGTCGATTTTTTCCGTATCCAAGGCGTGCCAAAAGGGCCATTGCTGTTGCGTGACTTTGGCCTGAATCGCGAACTGCTGTCGTCGGGGGGGCACCACACGCACAAACTGGCGATGATTCGGAAGGTGCTGGACGTGAATCCGCAACTGGCGTTCGTGCTGATTGGCGATAGTGGGCAACAGGACCCCGAAATTTATACGCAGGTAGTAAAGGAAAATCCGGGTCGTATCCGGGCCATCTACATCCGCGACGTAACGGCGAAAGATCGGCGCGACGAGGCCGTGCGCGAACTAATTCGGGCTGCTGATGCGCAAAACGTGCCGATGCTGCTGGTGCCTGATACCGTTGCTGCCGCCGAACATGCCGCCCAGCTTGGCCTGATTGACCCCGACACGCTGCCCGAAATCCGCGCTGACCGGCAAGCCGATGAGGAGTGA
- a CDS encoding sensor histidine kinase, with the protein MLIRNKLTLLFTILVLAIQFTFSAFVYSFYSVYRRQEFYGQLRAKAQVFGRVLIGRQDVAHLLSARVRASDLLTLTDEQISIYDRQFRPLFDNQNASYEHKERSLLPTLTKQPVVAFTIDKAEGVGVVFRQGTQPYYVFVTGYDGLGRSKRENLLLIILIGNLGGFALILLAGWYVSGRFLQPLADMAQTVREVSANHLHTRVNEGNRRDEIAQLAITFNGLLGELERAFESQRQFVAHASHELRTPLTNVLGTLDISLTYDTDPAQWRQSMRSAIDEIRKLIQLTNSLLNLAKASGSSTTMAPIRLDECLLDAIAQVQQKYAGRQINLSFGTLSDDYYIVTGNQLLLTTAFANILDNACKYSEASVRVVLEKLTDADRYTIQVTDQGRGITSDDLPHVFSPLVRGHNVAGVQGFGVGLAITKQLITLHHGSIQIESSPDVGTTVHIELPALPAA; encoded by the coding sequence ATGCTTATTCGGAATAAACTGACGCTGCTGTTTACGATTCTGGTGCTGGCCATTCAGTTTACGTTCTCCGCTTTTGTTTACTCATTCTATTCGGTATACCGTCGGCAGGAGTTTTATGGGCAACTGCGGGCTAAGGCGCAGGTATTCGGGCGCGTGCTGATTGGGCGACAGGATGTGGCCCATTTGCTTAGTGCGCGTGTGCGGGCCAGCGACTTGCTCACCCTTACTGATGAGCAGATCAGTATTTATGATCGCCAGTTCCGCCCCCTGTTCGATAACCAGAATGCTTCTTATGAACATAAAGAACGGTCATTGCTGCCGACCTTGACGAAACAGCCGGTGGTGGCCTTCACTATTGATAAAGCTGAAGGCGTTGGCGTGGTGTTTCGTCAGGGAACCCAGCCATATTACGTTTTTGTGACAGGCTACGACGGGCTGGGCCGCTCCAAACGCGAAAACCTGCTGCTCATTATTCTGATTGGCAACCTCGGTGGCTTCGCGCTCATTCTGCTGGCTGGCTGGTACGTATCCGGGCGATTTTTGCAGCCCCTTGCCGATATGGCCCAGACCGTTCGTGAAGTATCGGCCAACCACCTCCATACCCGTGTCAACGAAGGCAACCGGCGCGATGAGATCGCTCAACTGGCTATCACCTTCAACGGCTTGCTGGGAGAACTGGAGCGGGCATTTGAGAGTCAGCGGCAGTTTGTAGCCCACGCATCGCATGAACTGCGAACACCCCTAACCAACGTACTGGGTACGCTCGACATCTCACTGACCTACGATACCGACCCGGCCCAATGGCGGCAGAGTATGCGCAGTGCTATAGACGAAATCAGAAAGCTAATTCAACTGACGAATAGCTTACTTAATTTAGCAAAAGCATCGGGTAGCTCCACCACAATGGCACCCATTCGGCTCGATGAGTGCCTGCTCGACGCCATTGCCCAGGTGCAACAGAAATATGCCGGACGGCAAATCAACCTGTCGTTTGGCACCTTATCCGACGATTATTACATCGTAACTGGAAATCAGTTACTGCTAACCACCGCTTTCGCGAACATTCTCGACAATGCCTGCAAGTATTCAGAGGCATCGGTGCGCGTAGTGCTGGAAAAGTTAACTGACGCCGACCGATATACTATTCAGGTAACTGATCAGGGGCGTGGCATTACCAGCGATGACCTGCCGCACGTTTTTAGCCCTTTAGTGCGGGGGCACAATGTGGCGGGGGTGCAGGGCTTTGGTGTAGGGCTGGCTATTACAAAGCAGCTTATCACGCTGCATCACGGAAGTATTCAGATTGAATCCAGCCCGGACGTAGGCACAACCGTTCATATTGAGTTGCCTGCTCTGCCCGCTGCGTGA
- a CDS encoding TolC family protein, whose product MNRCHFFVFGLLLTGTLLLGQRRQAEAASPADTLTLTLAQAEAQFRSGNLQLLASQAGISENQAYEYQARLINNPTIYVEQMPYNHQTGEFMPFRRTNSEQVVQVQQLLLLAGKRNKQLAIARQQTTLAADRFYDLIRTLTYQVRSTFYDLYYARQALGVYGQEISTLRQTVNLFKQQYDKGNIPLKDLARLKAYLFNLTTEQQQFLRRVADANADLTVLLNVSPTIAIQPTVGETAATDSATVARLNVSDLYQTAEKSRFDLKAFRDGVKLEQQNLILQKALAVPDLTLQGTYDRNAGFIPNYFGIGVGSSLPFFNRNQGNIKAAAIRTQSSQQLSRAYQLQVEGEVQRAYEKALQTEQLYYTFDNRFNADFARLIEGVITNYRKQNIDVVEFLDFFDSYKNSQIQYNQLQNDRQQSLEALNFAVGANVLVAK is encoded by the coding sequence ATGAACCGCTGCCACTTTTTCGTCTTCGGGTTGCTGCTGACCGGTACTCTGTTGCTGGGGCAACGGCGTCAGGCTGAAGCCGCTTCTCCTGCTGATACCCTGACGCTGACTCTGGCTCAGGCCGAAGCACAGTTTCGTTCGGGGAACCTGCAATTGCTTGCCTCTCAGGCCGGTATCAGTGAAAATCAAGCCTATGAATACCAGGCTCGGCTAATCAACAATCCCACCATTTATGTAGAACAAATGCCTTATAACCACCAAACGGGAGAGTTTATGCCGTTTCGGAGAACCAACTCCGAGCAGGTAGTGCAGGTGCAGCAACTGCTGCTGCTGGCAGGGAAGCGAAACAAGCAGTTAGCTATTGCCCGCCAGCAGACAACCTTAGCCGCCGACCGCTTTTATGACCTTATCCGAACGCTGACATATCAGGTACGGTCTACGTTCTACGATCTCTACTATGCCCGGCAGGCTCTCGGTGTGTATGGACAGGAAATCAGTACGTTACGCCAGACGGTGAACCTGTTTAAGCAACAGTACGATAAAGGCAACATACCACTGAAAGACCTTGCCCGCCTGAAAGCATACCTATTCAACCTGACTACCGAACAGCAACAATTTCTTCGCCGGGTTGCCGATGCTAATGCTGATCTGACAGTGCTGCTCAACGTGTCCCCAACCATAGCCATACAGCCAACGGTCGGCGAAACCGCAGCAACCGATTCGGCGACCGTAGCCCGGCTCAACGTAAGCGACTTGTATCAGACCGCCGAAAAAAGCCGATTCGACCTGAAAGCCTTTCGCGACGGGGTTAAACTGGAACAACAGAACCTGATTCTGCAAAAAGCACTGGCCGTGCCCGATCTGACGCTTCAGGGGACTTACGACCGTAATGCGGGCTTCATTCCCAACTATTTTGGGATTGGTGTGGGGAGCAGCCTGCCGTTTTTCAACAGAAATCAGGGCAACATTAAGGCGGCAGCCATCCGTACCCAGAGTAGTCAGCAATTGAGCCGGGCCTATCAGTTGCAGGTAGAGGGCGAGGTACAGCGGGCATACGAAAAAGCGCTGCAAACCGAACAGCTTTACTACACCTTCGATAATCGCTTCAACGCCGATTTTGCCCGGCTAATCGAAGGCGTGATTACCAACTACCGCAAGCAAAATATCGATGTAGTGGAGTTTCTGGACTTTTTCGATTCCTACAAAAACAGCCAGATTCAGTACAATCAACTACAGAACGACCGACAACAGAGCCTCGAAGCACTCAATTTTGCCGTGGGAGCCAATGTCTTAGTCGCAAAATAA
- a CDS encoding efflux RND transporter permease subunit gives MTTFIKAIISFSLRNRFFVFFLTALAVVAGWFCYQHTPIEAFPDVTNTQITLITQWPGRSAEEIEKFVTIPLEIGLNPVQKKTDIRSTTLFGLSVVKIMFEDGVDDSFARQQVNNLLGSVDLPDGIRPDVQPPYGPTGEIFRYTLRSPTRSARELKTIQDWTIERQLKSIPGVADVVSFGGEVKTYEISVNPHRLLDYNITPLQLYQAVANANVNVGGDVIEKNSEAYVVRGIGLLRNQQDIGNIVIKNVNGTPIMVRNVAQVAESALPRLGQAGRDNQNDVVECIVVMRKGENPSEVIERVKAKIDELNTNILPADVRLDTFYNRETLIHFATHTVTHNLLEGIVLVTVIVFLFMADWRTTLTVSIIIPLALLFAFICLRLKGMSANLLSMGAIDFGIIVDGAVVMVEGIFVTLDELAHKEGMTRFNKLAKLGILRKTGVEMGKAIFFSKLIIITCLIPIFSFQQVEGKMFSPLAWTLGFALLGALIFTLTLVPVLASFLLRHNVREKHNPFVAFITRNATRAFGYTFAHKRMSLLAAAVLVVVGLSGFSLLGTEFLPELDEGSIYIRASMPMSISLPESVRLTTQMRHIFDQFPEVKGVVSQTGRPNDGTDPTGFYNVEFLVSIFPKEDWKRSLTKAQLIEQMQAKLRAFPGVDFSFSQPIMDNVAEAVSGVKGSIAVKVYGPDLYTLERKAGEIQQQLATVSGISDLGVIRNIGQPELRVELDEQKLALYGVNKAEAEAVVEMAIGGKAATQIYEGERKFDLRIRYEKPFRSDETELAALMVPTQNGAQIPIRELGRIYAQTGPILIYREGNQRYGAVKFSVRGRDMGGAVAEAQQKVAAHVRLPAGYSVKWAGDFENQQRATLRLEQVVPISLLGIFLILFVLFGNARDAGLVLLNVPFAIIGGIAALLITHVNFSISAGIGFIALFGICIQNGVILISVFKKNLHNRLLLNDAIREGVISRIRPVVMTALMATIGLIPAAVSTGIGSETSRPLAIVVIGGLITATLLTLLVFPLMFYAFYRGRIIGSIQ, from the coding sequence ATGACGACATTCATCAAAGCAATCATTTCCTTTTCGCTCAGAAACCGCTTCTTCGTGTTCTTTCTGACGGCATTGGCCGTTGTGGCTGGCTGGTTCTGCTACCAGCATACGCCCATCGAAGCCTTCCCCGACGTAACCAATACACAGATCACCCTCATCACGCAGTGGCCTGGCCGCTCGGCAGAGGAGATTGAAAAGTTCGTGACCATACCACTGGAAATCGGGCTGAACCCCGTACAGAAGAAAACGGACATCCGCTCTACTACCCTTTTCGGGCTATCGGTGGTAAAGATTATGTTCGAGGATGGGGTCGATGACAGTTTTGCCCGACAGCAGGTCAACAACCTGCTTGGCAGCGTTGATCTGCCCGATGGCATCCGGCCCGACGTGCAGCCACCCTACGGCCCGACCGGCGAAATATTCCGCTACACGCTCCGCTCACCCACCCGCTCGGCCCGTGAACTGAAAACCATCCAGGACTGGACCATTGAGCGGCAACTGAAAAGCATACCGGGCGTAGCCGACGTGGTAAGCTTCGGCGGGGAGGTGAAAACCTACGAAATATCAGTTAATCCGCACCGTCTGCTCGATTACAACATTACACCCCTTCAACTCTACCAGGCCGTTGCCAACGCCAACGTTAACGTGGGGGGCGACGTAATCGAGAAAAATTCTGAAGCCTACGTAGTGCGCGGCATTGGGCTGTTGCGTAACCAGCAGGACATCGGCAACATTGTTATCAAAAACGTGAACGGTACGCCCATTATGGTCCGTAACGTAGCGCAGGTGGCCGAGTCGGCCCTGCCGCGCCTGGGGCAGGCAGGTCGCGACAATCAGAACGACGTAGTAGAGTGCATTGTGGTGATGCGGAAGGGCGAAAACCCCAGCGAGGTAATCGAACGGGTAAAAGCCAAAATCGACGAACTGAACACGAACATTCTGCCCGCCGATGTCCGGCTCGATACGTTCTATAACCGCGAAACGCTCATTCATTTTGCCACGCACACCGTCACCCATAACCTGCTGGAAGGAATTGTGCTGGTAACGGTCATTGTGTTTCTGTTTATGGCCGACTGGCGCACCACACTCACCGTATCGATCATCATTCCACTGGCTCTGCTGTTTGCTTTCATTTGCCTGCGGCTCAAGGGCATGTCGGCCAACCTGCTGTCGATGGGTGCCATCGATTTCGGGATTATTGTCGATGGTGCTGTGGTGATGGTCGAGGGAATCTTTGTGACACTTGATGAACTGGCACACAAGGAAGGGATGACCAGATTCAATAAACTGGCTAAGCTGGGCATTCTGCGAAAAACCGGCGTTGAGATGGGCAAGGCCATTTTCTTTTCCAAACTCATTATCATCACCTGCCTGATTCCTATTTTCTCGTTTCAGCAGGTGGAAGGCAAAATGTTTTCTCCACTGGCCTGGACGCTGGGTTTCGCCCTGCTGGGAGCCTTGATTTTTACGCTGACGCTGGTGCCGGTGCTCGCCAGTTTTCTGCTTCGCCACAATGTACGGGAGAAACACAACCCGTTTGTCGCCTTCATTACCCGCAACGCCACCCGCGCCTTTGGCTATACGTTTGCCCATAAGCGGATGAGCCTGCTCGCAGCAGCCGTGTTGGTAGTGGTTGGGCTGTCGGGCTTTAGCCTGCTCGGTACGGAGTTTTTGCCGGAACTGGACGAAGGCTCAATCTACATCCGGGCCTCGATGCCGATGAGCATATCACTGCCCGAATCGGTTCGGCTGACTACGCAGATGCGCCATATCTTCGATCAGTTTCCTGAGGTGAAGGGGGTTGTGTCGCAAACGGGGCGGCCCAACGATGGCACTGACCCAACGGGCTTTTATAACGTCGAATTTCTGGTCAGCATCTTCCCCAAAGAAGACTGGAAACGCAGCCTTACCAAAGCGCAACTGATTGAGCAGATGCAGGCGAAGTTAAGGGCATTTCCGGGCGTTGATTTCAGCTTTTCGCAACCCATCATGGACAATGTGGCCGAAGCGGTATCGGGGGTGAAGGGGTCTATTGCCGTGAAGGTGTACGGCCCCGACCTGTACACCTTAGAGCGCAAAGCGGGCGAAATTCAGCAGCAGTTAGCCACCGTATCGGGTATCAGCGACCTGGGCGTTATCCGCAACATCGGTCAGCCAGAGTTGCGGGTCGAACTGGACGAGCAGAAACTGGCCCTCTACGGCGTAAACAAAGCCGAAGCTGAAGCAGTGGTCGAGATGGCAATTGGCGGCAAAGCAGCCACCCAGATTTATGAAGGCGAACGTAAGTTTGACCTTCGTATTCGGTACGAAAAACCGTTTCGCTCCGACGAAACCGAACTGGCCGCCCTGATGGTGCCAACCCAGAACGGGGCACAGATACCAATTCGGGAATTGGGCCGCATCTACGCCCAGACCGGCCCAATTCTGATTTACCGCGAGGGCAACCAGCGGTATGGTGCCGTGAAGTTTTCGGTGCGGGGGCGCGATATGGGCGGGGCCGTTGCCGAAGCGCAGCAAAAAGTAGCGGCTCACGTCCGATTACCGGCGGGTTACTCGGTCAAGTGGGCGGGCGATTTTGAGAATCAGCAACGGGCCACCCTCCGGCTTGAGCAGGTAGTGCCTATTAGTTTGCTGGGTATTTTCCTGATTCTGTTCGTGCTGTTTGGTAATGCCCGCGACGCTGGTCTGGTGTTGCTCAATGTGCCGTTTGCCATCATCGGCGGTATTGCGGCCCTGCTCATAACCCACGTCAACTTCAGTATTTCGGCGGGTATCGGGTTCATTGCCCTATTCGGTATCTGCATCCAGAACGGGGTAATCCTGATTTCAGTATTCAAGAAAAACCTGCACAACCGGCTGTTGCTGAACGACGCCATTCGGGAAGGCGTCATCTCCCGCATTCGGCCCGTAGTGATGACAGCCCTAATGGCTACCATCGGACTGATCCCAGCCGCCGTTTCCACGGGTATCGGCTCCGAAACGTCCAGACCGCTGGCTATTGTGGTTATCGGTGGCCTGATAACCGCCACCCTGCTCACCCTGCTCGTGTTTCCGCTGATGTTCTACGCATTCTACCGGGGCCGCATAATCGGATCAATTCAATAG
- a CDS encoding efflux RND transporter periplasmic adaptor subunit, with amino-acid sequence MNKHIHAYLIRMVWATLALLTGVLAGCQSTARSDQSAQTDKPTVNLLANARIDTARLAPVADEIALTGKITFNQDRIVKVFPLVGGHIETVRADLGDYVRKGQVLAMLRSGDLADLSQQAVAARGQVAVAQKNLQVAEDMTKAGLSSQRDLVAAREQFLAAKGELARVGERQRIMGSAGSAYAVKAPMSGFVVEKSASPGMELRSDDPENLFTISNLDQVWVIANVYESDLSHIQVGNQATITTLSYPDRVFRGKIDKVFNMLDPDSKTLRVRVTLPNPDFTLKPEMFANVSVQYAGHEQRVAIPANAVLFDKSRNFVVAVTQQGQPVVREVNVFKTIGDRTYLTSGLQAGERVVSQNGLLIYNALSN; translated from the coding sequence ATGAACAAGCATATTCATGCATACCTGATTCGGATGGTCTGGGCAACTCTTGCCCTACTAACAGGTGTTTTGGCCGGGTGTCAGTCGACGGCCAGATCAGATCAGTCGGCGCAGACCGACAAGCCAACCGTGAATCTGCTGGCAAATGCCCGTATCGACACGGCCCGCTTGGCCCCCGTTGCCGACGAGATTGCGCTGACGGGTAAAATCACCTTCAACCAGGACCGGATAGTCAAAGTATTTCCGCTGGTAGGCGGACATATCGAAACCGTCAGGGCCGACCTCGGCGACTACGTACGCAAAGGGCAGGTGCTGGCTATGCTTCGTTCCGGCGATCTGGCCGACCTCTCGCAGCAGGCTGTGGCGGCTCGCGGGCAGGTAGCCGTAGCGCAGAAAAACCTACAGGTGGCTGAAGACATGACAAAAGCCGGGCTTAGTTCGCAGCGCGACTTAGTGGCTGCCCGCGAGCAATTTCTGGCGGCCAAAGGCGAGCTGGCCCGCGTGGGCGAACGGCAGCGCATTATGGGCAGTGCGGGGTCGGCATACGCCGTTAAAGCCCCTATGAGCGGATTTGTAGTCGAAAAAAGCGCGTCGCCCGGTATGGAACTCCGCTCCGACGACCCCGAAAACCTGTTCACCATCTCAAATCTTGATCAGGTCTGGGTTATAGCCAACGTATATGAGTCTGATCTGTCGCATATCCAGGTAGGCAATCAGGCAACCATAACCACCCTCTCATATCCTGACCGCGTGTTTCGGGGAAAAATCGACAAGGTATTCAACATGCTCGATCCCGACAGCAAGACCCTCCGGGTGCGCGTCACACTGCCCAACCCCGATTTCACGCTCAAACCTGAAATGTTTGCCAACGTAAGCGTACAGTACGCCGGACACGAGCAGCGGGTGGCTATTCCGGCCAACGCAGTTTTGTTCGACAAGAGCCGCAACTTCGTGGTAGCCGTTACGCAGCAGGGGCAACCGGTGGTGCGGGAGGTGAACGTCTTCAAAACTATTGGTGATAGAACCTACCTGACCAGCGGCCTACAGGCGGGTGAGCGGGTGGTATCACAAAACGGATTACTCATTTACAATGCACTGAGCAACTAA
- a CDS encoding efflux RND transporter periplasmic adaptor subunit yields MNRYLPLISLCSLLSLASCQKKEEKKEELVEFMVTSPLKRDTTITKEYVSQIHSFRHIELRAQQRGYIQNVFVDEGQFVRQGQLMFQIMPKLYEAELKKAQAEVNFAGIEYQNTKKLADNKIVAPNELAMVGAKLDKAKAEATLAQTHLEFTKIKAPFSGIMDHFQVRLGSLVDEGDLLTTLSDNSKMWVYFNVPEAEYLDYKTHQQNNQVHVNLVMANNELFAYPGVVQTIEADFNNQTGNIAFRATFPNPKGLLRHGETGNVRMTVPLKNALIIPQKATFEVLEKKYVYVVDKNNVIRSREITIAAEMPHIFVVQSGLKKDDRILLEGLRQVKENEKIHAKFMQPESVIAHLGLYAE; encoded by the coding sequence ATGAATCGATACCTCCCGCTCATTAGCTTATGCAGTTTGCTGAGCCTTGCCAGTTGCCAGAAGAAGGAAGAAAAGAAGGAAGAACTGGTCGAGTTCATGGTTACCAGCCCCTTGAAAAGAGACACGACGATCACGAAAGAGTACGTGTCTCAGATTCACTCGTTCCGCCACATTGAATTACGGGCGCAGCAGCGCGGCTATATACAGAATGTCTTTGTTGATGAAGGGCAGTTTGTGCGGCAGGGGCAGCTCATGTTTCAGATCATGCCCAAACTCTACGAAGCCGAACTGAAGAAAGCGCAGGCAGAAGTTAACTTCGCCGGTATCGAATACCAGAATACTAAAAAACTGGCCGACAACAAGATCGTGGCTCCTAACGAGCTGGCTATGGTAGGGGCCAAGTTAGACAAAGCAAAAGCCGAAGCAACCTTAGCCCAGACGCATCTGGAGTTTACAAAGATTAAAGCACCTTTTTCGGGTATCATGGACCACTTTCAGGTCCGGCTGGGGAGCTTAGTCGATGAAGGCGATTTGCTGACAACGTTGTCGGACAACAGCAAAATGTGGGTGTATTTCAACGTGCCGGAAGCTGAATACCTCGATTACAAAACGCACCAGCAAAACAACCAGGTACACGTGAACTTAGTGATGGCGAACAACGAACTGTTCGCCTATCCGGGCGTGGTGCAAACTATCGAGGCCGACTTTAACAATCAGACCGGCAACATCGCCTTTCGCGCCACCTTCCCCAATCCGAAAGGACTCCTGCGGCACGGTGAAACTGGTAATGTCCGAATGACCGTACCGCTCAAAAATGCCCTGATTATTCCGCAGAAAGCCACCTTCGAGGTTCTGGAAAAAAAGTATGTGTACGTGGTGGATAAAAACAACGTGATTCGATCCAGAGAAATCACCATAGCCGCCGAAATGCCACACATTTTCGTGGTGCAGAGCGGGCTGAAAAAAGACGACCGGATTCTGCTGGAAGGGCTGCGTCAGGTAAAGGAGAACGAAAAAATACACGCCAAATTCATGCAGCCTGAGTCGGTTATAGCTCATTTGGGTCTGTATGCTGAATAG